A window of Methanolobus sediminis contains these coding sequences:
- a CDS encoding PASTA domain-containing protein — protein sequence MVDITDLRKNIESLNKATTAASKRNSYLLAERSIAAIESDFENLNKDLISKTAALEKFQKENLALKQEYNILDSRVKDIINEKLEIEKKLEQISRTRPELSSENLVKAFSDSLQSMESSLKSSSSRVNYSVSSMNIKLKTNIAMSGNDLRFQLPKADDIIPASNLSEVEFTISSSSKGPEFASYEDVPNVVGLELDAALATIKEAGFVKGELIEKDSELAQGTVLSQIPSASSVAKSGDAVDLVISKITSVEVPDLTGNTLAVARKLLEEIGLFIGNVTEQVNSLKAGTVISQSVEAGSYAGIGAAIDLVVASSNIEFAAVSGKTVTSPTISRSTAKAISGTATRISSTRKIISRK from the coding sequence ATGGTTGATATTACTGATCTTAGGAAGAATATTGAAAGCCTGAACAAAGCAACTACTGCTGCATCAAAAAGAAATAGCTATCTTCTTGCTGAAAGAAGTATTGCAGCTATTGAGTCTGATTTTGAGAATCTCAATAAAGATCTTATATCTAAAACAGCTGCACTTGAAAAGTTTCAGAAAGAAAATCTTGCTTTAAAGCAGGAATATAACATACTGGATAGTCGTGTAAAGGACATCATCAATGAGAAGCTGGAAATTGAGAAAAAACTGGAACAAATATCACGTACCAGGCCAGAACTTTCATCTGAAAACCTGGTTAAAGCATTCAGTGATTCTCTTCAGAGTATGGAATCCTCTCTTAAAAGCAGTTCTTCAAGAGTAAATTATAGTGTAAGTTCAATGAATATCAAACTCAAGACAAATATTGCTATGAGTGGCAACGATCTTCGTTTCCAGTTGCCTAAGGCTGATGACATCATTCCTGCAAGTAACTTGAGTGAGGTTGAATTCACTATCAGTTCATCATCAAAGGGTCCTGAATTTGCCAGTTATGAAGATGTACCTAATGTGGTGGGTCTGGAGCTTGATGCTGCCCTTGCTACTATCAAAGAAGCAGGTTTTGTTAAGGGAGAACTTATTGAAAAGGACAGTGAACTTGCACAGGGTACGGTACTTTCACAGATACCTTCCGCTAGTTCGGTTGCAAAGTCCGGTGATGCAGTAGATCTTGTAATTTCAAAGATTACATCTGTTGAGGTTCCTGATTTGACAGGTAATACTCTTGCAGTTGCCAGGAAATTATTGGAGGAGATTGGTCTGTTCATTGGTAATGTGACTGAGCAAGTGAATTCCTTGAAGGCAGGTACCGTTATAAGTCAGTCTGTTGAAGCTGGCAGTTATGCAGGTATTGGAGCTGCCATAGATCTTGTTGTTGCAAGTTCAAATATAGAGTTTGCTGCAGTTTCTGGAAAGACCGTTACAAGTCCGACTATTTCCAGGTCCACTGCTAAAGCAATATCCGGCACAGCAACAAGAATCAGCTCCACCAGGAAAATAATTTCCCGGAAGTAA
- a CDS encoding indolepyruvate oxidoreductase subunit beta, translating into MSAEGISKFDLVIAGVGGQGTILASDIIGKAAVKENMSVRAAETHGMAQRGGSVVNHVRLGCELGSMIPMKGADVLLSLEPSEALRYLEFLSDDGTIIVNTDPILPVTVTSGQCSYPDVDAIIAKLEETHEVKAFNATELAREAGHPQSMNVVMVGAVSNYLPVSVETLVECVKELVPQKTIDINVKAFEMGRSVIQG; encoded by the coding sequence ATGAGTGCCGAAGGAATATCAAAATTCGATCTTGTAATTGCTGGTGTGGGTGGACAAGGTACCATCCTTGCATCCGATATAATTGGCAAGGCTGCTGTGAAGGAAAATATGTCAGTACGTGCAGCAGAAACACACGGAATGGCACAGCGTGGTGGGTCAGTTGTCAATCATGTCAGGCTTGGCTGTGAACTTGGTTCCATGATCCCTATGAAAGGTGCTGACGTTTTGCTTTCACTTGAACCAAGCGAAGCGTTAAGGTATCTGGAATTCCTTTCTGATGATGGTACTATAATAGTAAACACAGATCCTATACTTCCGGTAACTGTCACCTCAGGGCAGTGTAGCTATCCTGATGTTGATGCAATTATTGCGAAGCTGGAAGAAACCCACGAAGTAAAAGCCTTCAATGCAACTGAGCTTGCCAGAGAGGCAGGTCATCCTCAGTCCATGAACGTTGTAATGGTGGGTGCGGTTTCAAACTACCTGCCAGTATCCGTTGAAACTCTGGTGGAATGCGTAAAGGAACTTGTTCCTCAGAAGACTATTGATATCAACGTAAAGGCTTTTGAGATGGGTAGGTCTGTAATACAGGGATGA
- the rpl3p gene encoding 50S ribosomal protein L3 has product MAKGHRPKRGSLAFSPRVRAKSHVPRFNSWPEAAGESKLQDFAGYKVGMTHVVMIDDTKNSLTEGMEISVPVTVVETPAVRVAAIRAYGSSTYGERALSEAWAADLDESLGKTILLPKESNTEEALGKLESLVDEGKVTDIKVITYTLPKKLTGVPKKNADIMETAVSGSDVKAKLEYAKSVLGAEIKITDVFNEGTFVDVAAITTGKGTQGPVKRWGINLMKNKHSRQGSLRQIGTLGPFRPAIVRWMVPAMGQMGYHQRTEYNKRILKVGENGEEITPAGGFLNYGLVRGEYILIKGSIPGPSKRLVRLRDPMRSKVPAMGEPDIVHVSTQSKQG; this is encoded by the coding sequence ATGGCAAAAGGACATAGACCAAAACGAGGTTCACTCGCTTTCAGTCCACGCGTTAGAGCAAAAAGCCACGTACCAAGGTTTAACTCATGGCCAGAGGCAGCTGGAGAATCAAAGCTCCAGGACTTTGCAGGCTATAAAGTTGGTATGACTCATGTGGTAATGATTGATGACACAAAGAACAGTCTCACAGAAGGTATGGAGATCTCAGTTCCTGTAACTGTTGTAGAAACTCCTGCTGTTCGTGTCGCTGCAATTCGCGCTTACGGAAGTTCCACTTATGGTGAGAGAGCACTTTCTGAAGCATGGGCAGCTGATCTTGATGAGAGTCTTGGAAAGACAATCTTACTTCCTAAAGAGTCAAACACTGAAGAGGCTCTTGGTAAGCTCGAAAGTTTGGTTGATGAAGGTAAGGTTACTGACATTAAGGTCATCACATACACTTTACCAAAGAAGCTGACTGGTGTTCCAAAGAAGAATGCAGATATCATGGAAACGGCAGTAAGCGGTTCTGATGTAAAGGCAAAGCTCGAGTATGCAAAATCCGTACTTGGTGCAGAAATCAAAATTACTGATGTATTCAACGAAGGTACATTTGTTGACGTAGCAGCTATTACAACCGGTAAAGGTACTCAGGGTCCTGTTAAGAGATGGGGTATCAACCTGATGAAGAACAAGCACTCACGTCAGGGAAGTCTCAGGCAGATAGGTACACTCGGTCCTTTCCGCCCTGCTATTGTAAGATGGATGGTACCTGCGATGGGTCAGATGGGTTATCACCAGAGGACCGAATACAACAAGCGTATTCTTAAGGTAGGCGAAAATGGAGAAGAGATTACTCCGGCTGGAGGTTTCCTTAACTACGGTCTTGTTCGTGGCGAATACATCCTCATCAAGGGTAGCATTCCAGGTCCTTCAAAGAGACTTGTAAGACTTAGAGATCCTATGAGGTCAAAGGTGCCTGCTATGGGTGAACCGGATATTGTTCACGTAAGCACACAGTCCAAGCAGGGGTGA
- a CDS encoding glutamate-5-semialdehyde dehydrogenase yields MVLEIEEKVIEAKKASIILASVNTDTKNAALEAMAQALDDNRDKILAANQKDIEAAEKLKRKGELSQALVDRLKVNDSKISGMIDGIRDVIQLEDPVGKTLHALELDQGLELYQVSCPIGLIGVIFEARPDVVPQVMSLCLKSGNATIFKGGSEALNSNRVIFDLLNEAAESTKGMPTGAFQLMETREEVNDILSMDAYIDLLIPRGSNAFVKYMQDNTKIPVLGHADGICHVYVDNEADLSKAYEVCFDSKVQYPAVCNAMETLLVNAEIADKFLPKMARMYDEAGVQMRCDEASFEILGQIDFLKSIARAIEDDWRTEYNDLTLSIKIVESMDEAIEHINHYGSHHTDGIITENDLKKKKFTELVDSSSVMLNASTRFADGFRYGKGAEVGISTNKIHARGPVGMEGLLIYKYILVGNGDKVADYVGPEAKKYTHRTLNKKVGDAVSRK; encoded by the coding sequence ATGGTTCTTGAAATTGAAGAAAAGGTCATTGAGGCAAAGAAGGCGTCCATCATTCTTGCAAGTGTCAATACAGACACAAAGAATGCAGCCCTTGAAGCAATGGCACAGGCACTTGACGATAATCGCGATAAGATACTCGCAGCAAACCAGAAAGACATTGAAGCTGCAGAGAAGCTCAAAAGGAAAGGTGAACTTTCCCAGGCTCTTGTAGACAGGCTCAAGGTCAACGACAGCAAGATCAGCGGAATGATAGACGGAATCCGTGACGTCATCCAGCTCGAAGATCCTGTTGGCAAGACCCTGCACGCCCTTGAACTTGATCAGGGACTCGAACTCTATCAGGTAAGCTGCCCAATCGGACTTATCGGAGTAATATTTGAAGCACGTCCGGATGTAGTGCCACAGGTCATGTCCTTATGTCTTAAAAGCGGCAATGCCACCATATTTAAGGGTGGAAGCGAGGCACTCAATTCCAACCGTGTCATTTTCGACTTATTAAATGAAGCTGCAGAATCCACAAAAGGAATGCCAACCGGTGCATTCCAGCTCATGGAAACAAGGGAAGAGGTCAACGATATCCTCAGCATGGATGCATACATCGACCTGCTCATCCCAAGAGGTTCAAATGCATTTGTCAAATACATGCAGGACAACACCAAGATTCCAGTCCTCGGACACGCAGACGGAATCTGCCATGTTTATGTTGACAATGAAGCAGACCTTTCAAAGGCATACGAAGTCTGTTTTGACTCAAAAGTACAATACCCTGCTGTCTGTAACGCAATGGAAACACTCCTTGTAAATGCAGAAATTGCTGACAAGTTCCTGCCAAAGATGGCAAGAATGTATGACGAAGCAGGCGTACAGATGCGCTGTGACGAAGCATCCTTTGAGATACTCGGACAGATCGACTTCCTTAAAAGTATTGCCAGAGCCATTGAAGACGACTGGAGAACCGAATACAACGACCTCACACTCTCTATCAAGATAGTAGAATCAATGGATGAAGCCATCGAGCACATCAACCACTATGGTTCACACCACACTGATGGCATCATTACAGAGAATGACCTCAAGAAGAAGAAATTCACAGAACTTGTGGACTCATCCAGTGTAATGCTTAACGCATCAACAAGGTTTGCAGACGGTTTCCGTTATGGAAAAGGAGCAGAAGTCGGAATCAGCACAAACAAGATCCATGCACGTGGTCCAGTGGGAATGGAAGGACTTCTCATCTACAAGTACATACTCGTAGGCAATGGAGACAAAGTTGCTGACTACGTCGGTCCTGAAGCAAAGAAATACACACACCGCACGCTCAATAAGAAAGTCGGTGATGCAGTTTCCAGAAAATAA
- the iorA gene encoding indolepyruvate ferredoxin oxidoreductase subunit alpha — protein MSTREYMLGNVAIARGIVEGGGQVISGYPGTPSSEIIGTLAGMKERDFYVEWSVNEKVAFEVAAGAAMTGVRSVVTMKHVGLNVAADPLLTLAYTGVKGSMIIIVADDPSCHSSQNEQDTRRYSQFSLIPCLDPSTPQEAKDMIPFAFEFSNKVQMPVIFRPTTRISHGKSDIELGPVEETRPSAEFVKELERWVMVPKNARIQHPRLLESQKIMQEELENSPWNSLELTDGAKVGVIASGIASVYAKEAIVKQGTNASFLKIGTYPVPESKIRTLLENTEKIIIFEEMEPIVEEQVRIIAQQTGSTVDIVGKIPGPVPRIYELNTDICADVLAEVLELERPDVPAEVAEDFDYDRCRIDLPMRPPVMCPGCSHRASFHVMKKVYGKDAIFPSDIGCYTLGIQSGTVDTTLCMGGSITVASGMYQAGEKKPICCSIGDSTFFHTGMNGLLNAIYNKADITVTIVDNRITAMTGHQPNPGMGKLATGESTIEVSLEELCKSMGAGFVETVDPYDLEKTEEVFKRAKEHKGTSVVITRQYCVIDAKRSGIRRKPFVIDAEKCVGCRLCVNLGCPAIEFNTTTKKASINAMCTGCGVCAALCKFDAITEVKK, from the coding sequence ATGAGCACACGCGAGTACATGCTGGGAAACGTTGCAATTGCACGCGGTATCGTGGAAGGAGGAGGACAGGTCATATCCGGTTATCCCGGAACGCCATCCTCTGAGATCATCGGTACACTGGCAGGAATGAAGGAAAGAGACTTTTACGTAGAGTGGTCAGTCAATGAGAAAGTTGCCTTTGAAGTAGCAGCCGGCGCTGCAATGACTGGCGTGCGTTCAGTAGTAACCATGAAACACGTCGGGCTGAACGTAGCAGCAGACCCTTTACTCACTCTTGCTTATACAGGTGTCAAAGGCAGCATGATAATAATCGTTGCAGACGACCCTTCATGCCATTCATCACAGAACGAGCAGGACACCCGCAGGTACTCACAATTCTCACTCATACCGTGTCTTGATCCTTCCACACCACAGGAAGCCAAGGACATGATTCCCTTTGCATTCGAATTCTCAAACAAGGTTCAGATGCCTGTAATTTTCAGGCCTACAACCCGTATCTCTCACGGAAAATCTGATATCGAGCTAGGGCCTGTGGAAGAAACCAGACCTTCAGCAGAGTTTGTAAAGGAACTCGAAAGATGGGTCATGGTCCCCAAAAATGCAAGGATACAGCATCCTCGACTTCTTGAATCTCAGAAAATAATGCAGGAAGAACTGGAGAACTCTCCATGGAATTCTCTTGAACTTACAGACGGTGCAAAGGTAGGAGTCATAGCATCAGGCATTGCTTCAGTCTACGCAAAGGAAGCCATCGTCAAACAGGGAACCAATGCATCATTCCTGAAGATTGGAACCTATCCTGTTCCTGAGAGCAAGATTCGTACTCTTCTGGAGAATACAGAGAAGATAATCATTTTCGAGGAAATGGAACCAATAGTTGAGGAGCAGGTAAGGATAATTGCACAGCAGACTGGCTCAACTGTAGATATAGTTGGCAAGATACCAGGGCCAGTTCCAAGAATCTATGAACTGAATACTGATATCTGTGCAGATGTTCTTGCAGAAGTCCTTGAGCTTGAAAGGCCGGATGTCCCTGCAGAAGTCGCAGAAGACTTCGATTACGACAGGTGCAGAATTGATCTGCCAATGCGACCTCCTGTCATGTGTCCGGGATGTTCTCACAGGGCAAGTTTCCATGTAATGAAAAAAGTCTACGGCAAAGATGCAATCTTTCCAAGTGACATCGGCTGCTACACACTGGGAATCCAGAGTGGTACAGTTGATACAACACTCTGTATGGGTGGGAGCATAACCGTAGCAAGCGGAATGTATCAGGCAGGAGAGAAGAAACCGATCTGCTGCTCAATCGGAGATTCCACATTCTTCCACACAGGAATGAATGGTCTTCTCAATGCTATCTACAATAAAGCAGATATTACAGTAACTATAGTAGACAACCGTATAACTGCAATGACCGGTCATCAGCCAAATCCTGGAATGGGTAAGCTTGCAACAGGCGAGTCAACCATTGAAGTTTCTCTTGAGGAATTATGTAAGAGTATGGGTGCTGGTTTTGTTGAAACAGTTGATCCATATGACCTTGAAAAGACAGAAGAGGTCTTCAAAAGGGCAAAAGAACACAAAGGTACATCAGTTGTCATCACAAGGCAGTATTGTGTCATTGATGCAAAACGCTCCGGTATTCGCAGGAAACCATTTGTCATCGATGCTGAGAAGTGTGTCGGATGCAGGTTGTGTGTGAACCTCGGCTGTCCGGCGATTGAATTTAACACAACGACCAAGAAAGCATCTATCAATGCAATGTGTACGGGATGTGGAGTATGTGCAGCTTTATGTAAGTTTGATGCTATCACGGAGGTGAAGAAATGA
- the galU gene encoding UTP--glucose-1-phosphate uridylyltransferase GalU: MEVKKAVIPVAGMGTRFLPATKSMPKEMLPIIDIPVIHYVVEEAIASGIDDIIFITGRSKRSIEDYFDDSPELENHLRQKNNEKLLKIVQNISSMVDIHYIRQKEPKGLGDAILTAKKHINEEPFAVLLGDDIIVNKKPCTKQLIDNFIKYGRSTIAVEEVPMEKTGSYGIIKGHPLDDSLYILEDIVEKPSPEEAPSNIGAIGRYVFTPEILDCIKQTDIGVGNEIQLTDGIRLLNEKQKVYAYKFTGKRYDTGDKVEYVKAVIDFALNKEDMREQIKEHISNINL; this comes from the coding sequence GTGGAAGTAAAAAAAGCTGTGATACCTGTTGCAGGAATGGGAACGAGATTCCTGCCAGCCACAAAATCAATGCCAAAAGAAATGTTGCCAATTATCGACATTCCCGTAATCCATTACGTCGTCGAAGAAGCTATTGCATCTGGTATTGATGATATTATATTCATCACAGGCAGGAGCAAGCGTTCTATTGAAGATTATTTTGATGATTCCCCTGAACTTGAGAACCACCTTCGCCAGAAGAACAATGAAAAACTCCTGAAGATCGTACAGAACATATCTTCTATGGTAGATATACACTATATCCGCCAGAAAGAACCTAAGGGACTTGGAGACGCAATCCTCACCGCCAAGAAGCATATAAACGAAGAACCATTTGCAGTTCTTCTTGGTGATGATATAATAGTGAACAAAAAACCATGTACAAAACAGCTTATTGATAATTTCATTAAATATGGCAGATCAACTATTGCAGTGGAAGAGGTCCCTATGGAAAAAACCGGTAGTTACGGAATTATTAAAGGCCACCCATTGGATGATTCCCTCTATATCCTGGAAGACATCGTAGAAAAACCTTCACCAGAAGAAGCACCTTCAAATATAGGTGCAATCGGAAGGTACGTATTCACTCCTGAAATATTGGACTGCATCAAACAAACAGATATTGGCGTAGGTAATGAGATTCAGCTAACTGATGGAATTCGTCTTTTGAATGAAAAACAAAAAGTCTATGCTTACAAGTTCACGGGTAAGAGATATGACACAGGTGACAAAGTAGAATACGTAAAGGCGGTAATTGACTTTGCTCTTAATAAAGAAGACATGAGAGAACAAATAAAAGAGCACATCTCAAACATTAACCTGTGA
- the rpl4p gene encoding 50S ribosomal protein L4: protein MVTANIIDLSGNTKGEVELPVVFDEVYRPDLIKRAVLAAQGNRYQPYGPRMYSGMDTSARSWGSGRGVAQLPRIANGSRAARIPQAVGGRRAHPPKPEADRTEKVNKKERRMAIRSAIAATSDAELVKARGHRFEAQLPLVAADELENVEKTKDVVSFLQNAGLYDDVLRAKDGRNIRAGKGKLRGRRFKNKKSLLIVATCDSPIMKSAKNLAGVDVVSVDSLNAEVLAPGTHAGRLTVWTESAISSLGGMFE, encoded by the coding sequence ATGGTTACAGCAAATATTATAGATTTATCAGGAAACACAAAAGGTGAAGTAGAACTTCCTGTTGTGTTCGATGAAGTATACAGACCAGACCTTATTAAAAGAGCAGTTCTTGCAGCTCAGGGTAACAGGTACCAGCCATATGGTCCTAGGATGTATTCCGGTATGGATACCTCTGCACGCTCATGGGGTTCAGGAAGAGGTGTAGCACAGCTTCCAAGGATTGCAAATGGCAGTCGTGCAGCAAGAATTCCTCAGGCAGTAGGCGGTAGAAGGGCACACCCACCAAAGCCAGAAGCTGACAGAACTGAAAAGGTCAACAAAAAGGAAAGACGTATGGCCATCCGCTCTGCAATTGCTGCAACATCAGATGCAGAACTTGTAAAGGCACGTGGTCACAGGTTCGAAGCTCAGCTCCCTCTTGTAGCTGCAGATGAACTTGAGAATGTTGAAAAGACCAAGGATGTAGTAAGCTTCCTCCAGAATGCAGGTCTTTACGATGATGTACTCCGTGCAAAGGACGGAAGGAACATTCGTGCAGGAAAGGGTAAGCTCAGAGGAAGGAGATTCAAGAACAAGAAGAGTCTTCTTATCGTTGCAACATGCGACAGTCCAATCATGAAGTCTGCAAAGAACCTTGCAGGTGTGGATGTAGTTTCAGTCGATTCATTGAACGCTGAAGTTCTTGCACCGGGTACACACGCAGGCAGGCTGACCGTCTGGACCGAATCTGCAATATCCTCACTTGGAGGGATGTTCGAATGA